In Syntrophales bacterium, the following proteins share a genomic window:
- a CDS encoding YihY family inner membrane protein, translated as MLNLAKKLNFFINTHLEFFGRIQNTLAELWDILIDAVENFIDNGDTNQAAAISLYALLSLIPLIILYLIMAAHFFGTQEALQQQILEGMRNVIPQISENLLKSLGDIQQKEKALGWIGIASLLWFSAMIFGSMETALNITFRSHKKRNYLLSKALAVVMIPTVMTIGMISFAITSIILVITQHPVLTNELTPLLPPMQRMIIKYLVPYAIMVTFFTIIYKTVPTVHIPFKVALLGSAIFSLLTETAKHLFTWYVANYTRYSIIFGSLETIVILIIWVFYAGIIFLFCAEFMSSYIRQNTIMLERALIKSRAKGLRINERLLKRFGRIYPRGTYIFHEGDTGNEMYYIISGKVGIEKQAGHVKKLLMVLERGQYFGEMAAFVDTPRTASAVALEDTSLAIFHHDIVKNLLKENEEISMLMLREFSVRLKNTNESLETATKEWIKTLTLLFLTYVPVPTRLDYIVTKITALTGRDGDDIEAILWELHGKGVLTIDNNVITQINKEKGWEVVAERI; from the coding sequence ATGTTAAACTTAGCAAAAAAATTAAACTTCTTCATTAACACTCATCTTGAGTTTTTCGGCCGCATTCAGAATACCCTTGCGGAACTTTGGGATATTCTTATAGATGCGGTGGAAAACTTCATCGATAACGGAGATACAAATCAAGCTGCAGCTATATCACTGTATGCACTTCTCTCACTTATCCCCCTTATCATTCTTTATTTGATAATGGCAGCACACTTCTTTGGAACCCAAGAGGCATTACAGCAACAGATTTTGGAAGGTATGCGCAATGTAATACCCCAAATCTCAGAAAATCTTCTAAAAAGCCTCGGAGATATACAACAGAAAGAAAAGGCTCTGGGTTGGATAGGAATCGCATCGCTCTTGTGGTTTTCCGCAATGATATTTGGCTCAATGGAAACAGCACTAAATATAACCTTCCGTTCACACAAAAAAAGAAACTATCTTCTATCTAAAGCTTTGGCAGTGGTAATGATTCCCACGGTTATGACAATAGGGATGATAAGCTTTGCAATTACAAGTATTATTCTTGTAATTACTCAGCATCCTGTCCTCACTAACGAACTTACTCCCCTCCTTCCACCGATGCAGCGTATGATCATCAAGTACTTAGTCCCCTATGCAATTATGGTAACTTTTTTCACGATTATTTACAAAACTGTCCCTACAGTCCATATTCCTTTCAAAGTGGCCCTGCTGGGTAGCGCAATTTTTTCCTTGCTTACAGAAACAGCCAAACATCTCTTCACGTGGTATGTCGCTAACTACACACGGTATAGCATTATCTTCGGCTCCTTGGAAACCATTGTAATACTAATCATATGGGTCTTCTACGCAGGTATCATCTTCCTTTTCTGTGCTGAGTTTATGTCTTCATACATTAGACAGAATACGATAATGCTTGAAAGGGCGCTCATAAAAAGCAGGGCTAAAGGTTTGCGAATCAACGAGAGACTTTTAAAGAGGTTCGGTCGAATTTATCCCAGAGGTACCTACATATTTCATGAAGGCGATACAGGAAACGAAATGTATTACATCATTTCGGGAAAGGTCGGGATAGAGAAACAAGCAGGTCATGTCAAAAAGTTACTGATGGTCCTTGAGAGGGGACAATACTTTGGTGAAATGGCAGCCTTTGTAGACACTCCACGTACCGCATCTGCCGTCGCCCTTGAAGACACTTCTCTGGCCATTTTTCACCACGATATCGTAAAAAATCTTTTAAAGGAAAATGAAGAGATATCAATGCTGATGCTTAGGGAGTTTTCCGTCCGCCTGAAAAACACCAACGAATCTTTAGAAACAGCCACAAAAGAATGGATAAAAACCCTGACACTTTTGTTCTTAACGTATGTTCCCGTTCCTACCCGACTGGATTATATTGTCACAAAAATTACAGCGCTTACGGGAAGAGACGGAGATGATATTGAAGCCATCTTGTGGGAACTCCACGGTAAGGGAGTATTGACTATAGACAACAATGTAATAACGCAGATCAACAAGGAAAAAGGATGGGAGGTTGTGGCAGAGAGAATCTAA
- the hypE gene encoding hydrogenase expression/formation protein HypE — MKKHRRVLIEHGSGGLLSHELVKELFLPVFRNVALERLDDSALIEVKDVKLCFTTDSYVVDPIFFPGGDIGSLAVFGTVNDLAVCGGIPLAISAGFIIEEGFPMDDLQRIVTSMAEAAKKAGVVIVTGDTKVVARRSADGIFINTSGVGIVEPGIDLSVERISEGDVIIVSGPVGDHGAAILCKRRELGISADILSDSAPLNGLISSILRSGVDVHFMRDPTRGGLGAVLAEIAKQADVVLELQEECIPVRDHVKGVCELLGFDPLFLACEGRVVMFCPYPDVEKVMDVMRSHEYGREATVVGVVKGKGRGRLLLRSRFGGFREIDLPVGELVPRIC; from the coding sequence ATGAAAAAACATAGAAGAGTGCTTATCGAGCATGGTAGTGGCGGTTTGTTAAGTCATGAGCTGGTGAAGGAGTTGTTTCTTCCTGTTTTTAGAAATGTTGCACTGGAAAGACTGGATGACAGTGCGCTGATCGAGGTTAAAGATGTAAAGCTCTGTTTCACGACAGACTCTTATGTTGTGGATCCCATATTTTTTCCCGGAGGAGATATTGGTTCTCTTGCTGTTTTTGGTACGGTGAACGATTTAGCGGTGTGCGGAGGTATCCCTCTGGCGATTAGTGCGGGGTTCATCATCGAAGAAGGGTTTCCTATGGATGATCTTCAACGCATAGTCACATCGATGGCGGAAGCGGCGAAAAAGGCGGGTGTGGTTATTGTAACAGGTGATACAAAAGTTGTAGCGAGAAGAAGTGCGGATGGTATTTTTATTAATACGTCGGGAGTGGGTATTGTTGAACCTGGGATTGACCTATCAGTGGAGCGCATTTCTGAAGGGGATGTAATAATTGTAAGTGGTCCAGTGGGAGACCACGGTGCAGCCATTCTGTGTAAAAGACGCGAGCTCGGCATAAGCGCCGATATACTTTCAGACTCTGCTCCTCTGAATGGCTTAATTAGCAGCATCCTGCGTTCCGGTGTGGATGTCCATTTCATGCGTGATCCCACGAGGGGCGGTTTGGGAGCTGTGCTGGCGGAAATTGCCAAGCAAGCGGATGTTGTACTGGAGTTGCAGGAGGAATGTATACCTGTAAGAGACCATGTGAAAGGTGTCTGTGAACTTTTGGGGTTTGATCCTTTATTTTTAGCCTGTGAAGGTAGGGTGGTAATGTTCTGCCCTTATCCCGATGTGGAAAAAGTTATGGATGTTATGCGCTCCCATGAATACGGCAGAGAAGCTACTGTGGTGGGTGTGGTGAAGGGCAAGGGTCGAGGCCGGCTACTCCTTCGATCAAGATTCGGTGGATTCCGAGAGATAGATCTTCCCGTTGGGGAGTTAGTGCCAAGGATCTGCTGA